One part of the Ursus arctos isolate Adak ecotype North America unplaced genomic scaffold, UrsArc2.0 scaffold_14, whole genome shotgun sequence genome encodes these proteins:
- the LOC113242684 gene encoding complement C3-like yields MDLPWPVELILLLLGTSLAHAEPLYVLVTPRALRVGSPETIHVQAHSDSQQSLKGTLEVNLTIWDFPMKKAVVAKSHLILSKENDFMKQASMTIPESLVYPPQPGQQYVIIRATWAPISTTSFMEKIVPVAPHAGYIFIQTDKPIYTPEHLDPIQNSRVFPLPPVQYRVFVVDHKMDPVTRIFTVDIKNPEGITVISQNLLAEDGFFTRSFKLPQIVSFGTWSIEASYQSAAKQKFKAAFDVRDYVLPSFEVQLKPNKTFFYLNDEALGVDIEAWYVFKEPVDGHALAIFGVKLHSNRMPIQSSLQKVEISEGLGHVSLQKDTLMSTFQGPEEDFIGASIFVNITVFSSGGEMVQAETSGVKIVRSPYNIKFIRTPQYFKPGMPFHVKVFVSNPDGSPASRVLVRCQDKRDRTSASGVAILTINTNNQEKLPILVETDEPLRPEEQASATMTAWPYSTQGGSGNFLHIEVKTDAEVGSSIYLSLVTGHQNSETKKQITHFTILVLSKGRIVHAKRQSKSDHTIATIDVTSEMLPSFRILAFYLLPRGTGQDPELVADSVWVDVNDRCMGTLKVGLKKERPFQTLKPNSQVEVKVTGDEEATVGLVAVDKAVYVLNSKYKLTQEKVWDVVEEHDIGCTAGSGRDGLAVFKDAGMDLKLSTGMHTLASSDWQCPQSPPASRHPPLPEEAGDQEECRSELKLDMSLLAP; encoded by the exons ATGGACTTGCCCTGGCCCGTGGAGTTGATTCTACTCCTCTTGGGGACCTCTCTTGCCCATGCTGAGCCACT GTACGTCCTGGTGACCCCCCGAGCCCTGCGGGTTGGCAGCCCTGAGACCATCCATGTACAGGCTCACTCGGACTCCCAGCAGTCCCTCAAAGGGACCCTGGAGGTGAACCTCACCATATGGGACTTCCCCATGAAGAAGGCTGTGGTGGCTAAGAGCCACCTCATTCTCTCAAAAGAAAACGACTTTATGAAACAGGCCTCCATGACG ATTCCCGAGAGCCTGGTATACCCCCCACAACCAGGACAGCAGTATGTCATCATCCGGGCCACATGGGCACCCATCTCGACCACTTCATTCATGGAGAAGATAGTACCGGTGGCACCCCATGCTGGCTACATCTTCATCCAGACAGACAAGCCTATCTACACCCCTGAGCACTTGG ATCCTATCCAGAACTCAAGagtcttccctctccctccagttcAATACCGGGTGTTTGTTGTGGACCACAAGATGGATCCTGTGACCAGGATATTCACTGTGGACATCAAG AACCCGGAGGGAATCACTGTGATCAGCCAGAATCTGCTGGCCGAGGACGGTTTCTTCACAAGATCCTTTAAACTCCCACAGATTGTCAG ttttggGACCTGGAGCATCGAAGCCAGTTACCAAAGTGCAGCCAAGCAGAAGTTCAAGGCAGCCTTTGATGTCAGGGATTATG TGCTCCCATCATTTGAGGTCCAGCTGAAGCCAAACAAGACTTTCTTCTACCTCAACGATGAGGCTCTGGGTGTGGACATCGAGGCTTG gTATGTATTCAAAGAGCCAGTGGATGGACATGCTCTGGCCATCTTTGGGGTAAAGCTGCATTCCAACCGGATGCCCATCCAGAGCTCCCTGCAGAAAGTGGAG ATCTCTGAAGGCCTGGGCCACGTCTCCCTCCAGAAGGACACACTGATGTCCACATTCCAAGGCCCTGAAGAGGACTTCATTGGGGCCTCAATCTTTGTCAACATCACTGTGTTCTCTTCAG GGGGTGAGATGGTCCAGGCTGAGACCTCTGGGGTGAAGATTGTCCGGAGCCCATACAACATCAAGTTCATCAGGACACCCCAGTATTTCAAGCCTGGGATGCCCTTCCACGTTAAG GTCTTCGTCTCAAATCCTGATGGGTCCCCAGCCTCTAGAGTCCTTGTCCGATGCCAAGACAAACGAGACCGCACCTCAGCCAGTGGAGTGGCCATCTTGACCATCAACACAAATAATCAGGAGAAGCTTCCTATCCTG GTAGAAACTGATGAGCCTCTCCGGCCAGAAGAACAGGCTTCAGCCACAATGACAGCTTGGCCTTACTCGACTCAGGGTGGGTCAGGGAACTTCTTGCACATTGAGGTGAAGACAGACGCAGAGGTTGGCAGCAGCATCTACCTGAGCCTTGTCACAGGACATCAGAATTctgaaaccaagaaacagatcaCTCACTTCACCATCCTG GTCCTGAGTAAGGGCCGGATTGTGCATGCCAAACGTCAGTCAAAAAGTGACCACACAATAGCCACTATTGATGTGACTTCAGAGATGCTGCCCTCCTTCCGCATCCTGGCCTTTTATTTACTGCCTAGGGGAACAGGTCAGGATCCTGAACTGGTGGCCGACTCCGTATGGGTTGATGTGAATGACAGATGCATGGGGACG CTGAAGGTTGGTTTGAAGAAAGAAAGACCCTTCCAGACTTTGAAGCCCAACAGCCAAGTGGAAGTGAAGGTGACAGGTGATGAAGAGGCCACAGTGGGGTTGGTGGCCGTGGACAAGGCTGTCTATGTCTTGAACAGCAAATACAAACTCACACAGGAGAAG GTCTGGGATGTGGTGGAAGAACATGACATTGGCTGtacagcaggcagtgggagagacgGACTTGCTGTGTTCAAGGATGCTGGAATGGACCTGAAATTGAGCACAGGGATGCACACCCTGGCAAGCTCAG aCTGGCAGTGCCCTCAGAGCCCCCCTGCCAGCCGCCACCCGCCGCTCCCTGAAGAGGCTGGAGACCAAGAGGAATGCAGGTCAGAGCTAAAGCTGGACATGTCCCTCCTGGCTCCCTAA